Proteins from a genomic interval of Caldicellulosiruptor diazotrophicus:
- a CDS encoding amidase domain-containing protein: MIKRVLKCLSRFLVLLIVFSLIFWYNKINRAYNASIPNGIPYKMEQEDNNSFSTANTVNAKNLVIGRIYQTTNSVQDKDYFKIYLNLGEVVSISFINAHQNVNYNIYLYNPSQSLVASSTNSTGKNEFIQYTVSSSGYYYILVSSSYGHSGSEYYYLQVMKTLYDTGNTNTSYNRNKAVNWAKDNANFKETYVCNGITFANFYNLGGDCTNFASITLYAGGISMIYSSATGIESNTNYWFYRTSSNRSTSWSGAEFFKRHWDNSSSKRAYQIRIYPVWYAYENFNSVVLGFLKEGDIVQHIDYDSDTFKDWVSYHSQIIVSKTSNDLLYAQHSVDQSGFYYGGSLKNYLNYRDPNIGWVILYRISAN, from the coding sequence TTGATAAAAAGGGTTTTAAAATGCTTATCAAGGTTTTTGGTTCTTTTAATTGTATTTTCATTAATATTTTGGTATAATAAAATTAACAGAGCATATAATGCAAGTATTCCTAATGGTATTCCTTACAAAATGGAGCAAGAAGACAATAATAGTTTTTCAACAGCAAATACTGTAAATGCGAAAAATTTAGTGATTGGGCGCATATATCAAACTACGAATTCAGTGCAGGACAAGGATTATTTTAAGATTTATTTGAATTTGGGCGAAGTGGTATCAATAAGTTTTATTAATGCGCATCAGAATGTAAATTACAATATATATCTTTACAATCCTTCCCAAAGTCTTGTGGCTTCATCTACCAATTCTACAGGTAAGAATGAGTTTATACAATACACTGTTTCAAGTAGTGGATACTACTATATTTTAGTATCAAGCTCATATGGGCATTCAGGCAGTGAGTATTATTACCTTCAGGTTATGAAAACATTATATGACACAGGTAATACAAACACAAGTTATAACAGGAACAAAGCGGTAAATTGGGCAAAGGATAATGCGAATTTTAAAGAAACTTATGTTTGCAATGGAATAACATTTGCTAATTTTTACAATCTTGGTGGGGACTGTACGAATTTTGCATCGATAACGCTTTATGCTGGCGGAATAAGTATGATTTATTCTTCAGCTACGGGGATAGAAAGTAACACAAACTATTGGTTTTACAGAACTTCTTCAAATAGATCGACTTCATGGTCTGGTGCAGAGTTTTTCAAAAGACACTGGGATAATTCAAGCAGTAAGAGGGCATATCAGATAAGGATATATCCTGTGTGGTATGCATATGAGAACTTTAACAGTGTAGTGTTAGGATTTTTAAAAGAAGGAGATATTGTACAGCATATTGATTATGATAGTGATACTTTCAAAGATTGGGTTTCATATCATTCTCAGATAATAGTAAGCAAAACATCTAATGACCTTTTGTATGCGCAACATTCTGTCGATCAAAGTGGTTTTTATTATGGTGGAAGCTTAAAAAATTATTTAAATTATAGGGATCCTAATATTGGTTGGGTAATATTATATAGAATAAGTGCAAATTAG
- a CDS encoding amidohydrolase produces the protein MDILIKNATIITCNAQNEVLKGDIFIKNGRIERIAENIELSIYEQAYVKVIEGKDLIAIPGLINAHTHCGQTILRSFADDLPLYEWLFEKIFPAEEKLTKEMIYFSSLLGIAEMLQSGTTMFFDMYFHEDMTAKAVQETGIKAVLSRGLQTDEKENLRLDETKELIYNYSSDKIKVFFGPHSIYTCSYELLEKVAQLAQEFKTGVMIHLSESENEVDSCFEKYDMSPVKLCNQAGLFDTICIAAHCVYVDDEDIEIMTAKNVSCVYNPTSNLKLGNGFAPVQNMIKSGVNVVIGTDSAASNNNLNMFKEMHIASLLEKGMYRLPDILNAQQVLKMATVNASLAAGINNTGVIQEGFCADIVLLKANDFNMLPCYNPISNVVYSSNPSNVYATIVDGQILYMDGKLFTIDKEALVKEIKSIERFLKESV, from the coding sequence ATGGATATATTAATTAAAAATGCTACAATTATTACTTGTAATGCACAAAATGAGGTTCTAAAAGGTGATATTTTTATCAAGAATGGCAGGATTGAAAGGATAGCAGAAAATATAGAACTATCTATTTATGAGCAAGCTTATGTTAAAGTCATTGAAGGAAAAGATTTGATAGCCATACCGGGACTTATAAATGCACATACACATTGCGGTCAGACAATTTTGCGTTCTTTTGCAGACGATTTGCCTTTGTATGAGTGGTTATTTGAAAAGATTTTCCCGGCAGAAGAAAAGCTTACAAAAGAGATGATTTATTTTTCTTCTCTTCTTGGTATTGCAGAGATGCTACAAAGTGGCACAACTATGTTTTTTGACATGTATTTTCATGAAGATATGACAGCAAAGGCTGTGCAAGAGACTGGTATAAAGGCAGTTTTATCGCGTGGACTTCAGACTGATGAAAAAGAAAATCTTAGACTTGATGAGACAAAAGAGCTGATTTATAATTATTCAAGTGACAAAATAAAAGTGTTTTTCGGTCCACATTCCATTTATACGTGTTCATATGAACTTTTAGAAAAGGTTGCACAGCTGGCACAGGAATTTAAAACAGGTGTGATGATACATCTTAGTGAATCAGAAAATGAAGTAGATAGCTGCTTTGAAAAATATGACATGTCACCTGTTAAGTTATGCAATCAGGCAGGACTTTTTGATACAATTTGTATAGCGGCACACTGCGTGTATGTTGATGATGAGGATATCGAAATTATGACAGCAAAAAATGTATCTTGTGTTTACAACCCGACAAGCAATCTCAAGCTTGGCAATGGTTTTGCGCCTGTGCAAAATATGATAAAGTCTGGGGTAAATGTTGTAATTGGCACAGATTCGGCAGCAAGCAACAACAACTTGAATATGTTTAAAGAGATGCATATAGCATCTTTGCTTGAAAAGGGAATGTACAGATTGCCGGATATTTTAAATGCACAGCAGGTTCTGAAAATGGCAACAGTAAATGCTAGTTTGGCAGCAGGTATCAACAACACGGGGGTTATTCAAGAAGGATTTTGTGCTGATATAGTGCTGCTGAAAGCAAATGATTTTAACATGCTACCATGTTATAACCCAATTTCTAATGTTGTTTATAGTAGCAATCCTTCGAATGTGTACGCTACAATAGTGGATGGTCAAATCCTTTACATGGATGGTAAACTTTTTACAATTGATAAAGAGGCTCTCGTGAAAGAGATAAAGAGCATAGAGAGGTTTTTGAAAGAGAGTGTTTAG
- a CDS encoding DUF5412 family protein, with translation MSKVYKSNGSAEVNKGSFKRILIKLLMTILMLILLFTLFVCWRFFDMNMLPHGEFLKESLSPDGKYKIKFYLINGGATTAYGVRGELCYKSGLKIRNIYWDYPEDRADVRWINNHVVIINGHRLDIFKDSFDWRKEPVKRR, from the coding sequence ATGAGCAAGGTTTATAAATCTAATGGTTCAGCTGAAGTAAACAAAGGTTCTTTTAAAAGAATATTAATCAAATTATTGATGACAATATTAATGCTCATATTATTATTTACTTTATTTGTCTGCTGGCGATTTTTTGATATGAACATGCTTCCGCATGGCGAATTTTTAAAGGAATCTTTATCCCCTGATGGGAAATATAAAATTAAATTTTACTTAATCAACGGCGGTGCAACAACAGCATATGGAGTTAGAGGAGAGCTATGTTATAAAAGTGGCTTAAAAATTAGAAACATATACTGGGATTACCCGGAAGATAGAGCTGATGTTAGATGGATAAATAATCATGTAGTTATAATTAATGGTCACAGATTAGACATTTTTAAAGACTCTTTTGATTGGAGAAAAGAACCTGTAAAAAGGCGATAG
- a CDS encoding MMPL family transporter has translation MRVILKRPWLSTIIWAILTVIFVVTMPDINKIVRLKGEPKIGHEYPSQVAAALEKEYQGVPKDKKLSTIAIVFYDKNGLSNKDIEAIKKIIYGLGNSKERYNIENISSHFMNPELKNYYVSSNNKVVLASIQADKSRREIIEIRNDIYKFIESVQKPKDLEVYLTGGDLITQDFVKASEDGVKKTDIITIVFIIIVLVLVFRSPITPIVSLLTVGVSFLISLSIVGHLADKFNFPINTFTRTFIVVSLFGIGTDYNLLIISRFREELANGKDVDDAIITTFKTAGKTVVFSCLAVFTGFAAFAAASFNFFRAMSAIAVSVLVLLLVLLTLVPTVLKIFGKNLLWPFNKEIQHTHSRLWETAARFSTKYPYVVLTTVILILIPFLLSVRGDLSFNTLNELSEKYKSVKGFNLISKNFSSGKTFPVTIYLKSNKSLATSDALSDIEKITEILSKQNGIKYVYSVTRPQGEIIKQFTLSNQADTVIKGIDSLRDGLLKVNNAIETINKNLSMSTKEFDVQKLVTGISQLENGVYELKISLEKLNSGFEQGLNGSKKINDGLNKLSIGSSKLSEGFKEFYSEYTRSINKIKIELQGFDANQIELLLTGIDTANNNLKALSNKYPEISRDINYIMASEILSKIETEANKFAPKLKEFSSEYEKISAQINEADKALKLISNSINSIASASKQLADAQGKVLSGYYQIDKGQRQIISGVNLMYSKIQEFDKQKEQILKKVDELQTGFTSLKSALLQISDALNKMANSMKSMKGYFEGYKTTNIFYVPPEAIKSSSFKKALDSYMNKDRTITKIILILDTNPYTNKAIDIVDNVEKVLNNSLEFINTKFVSVGVGGISSSNHDLKSIYFKDFKTLRLIMIISIFILMFLISRSIFNAAIMVVIVFADYYLALSITEMIFKGIFKYEALNWAVPFFTFVVFLALGIDYSVFLLIRFYEYRNLELSEALKFTSANIGHVVTSAVIILAGTFAAMLPSGILTLMQVSICVVIGLVLLAFFLLPFLFNSLMRVKRDIV, from the coding sequence GTGAGAGTAATTTTAAAACGTCCGTGGCTGAGCACTATTATATGGGCTATTTTAACAGTAATATTTGTAGTTACTATGCCAGATATAAATAAAATAGTGCGACTCAAAGGTGAACCTAAAATTGGTCATGAATATCCTTCTCAGGTTGCAGCGGCGTTAGAAAAAGAGTATCAGGGAGTACCAAAGGATAAAAAGCTTTCAACAATAGCAATTGTATTTTATGACAAAAATGGTCTTTCGAATAAAGATATTGAAGCAATCAAGAAAATAATTTATGGACTTGGCAATAGCAAAGAAAGATACAACATTGAAAATATTTCATCTCATTTTATGAATCCAGAGTTAAAGAACTACTACGTATCAAGCAACAACAAGGTTGTCCTTGCAAGCATTCAAGCAGACAAGTCAAGAAGAGAAATTATTGAAATAAGAAATGATATTTATAAATTTATAGAATCTGTTCAAAAACCAAAGGATTTAGAGGTGTATCTTACAGGTGGAGATTTAATTACTCAAGACTTTGTAAAAGCTTCAGAAGATGGAGTTAAAAAAACAGATATCATCACTATTGTATTTATAATCATTGTGTTAGTTCTTGTTTTCCGCTCACCTATCACACCAATTGTTTCACTTTTAACAGTTGGTGTTTCGTTTTTAATTTCGCTTAGCATAGTTGGACATTTGGCAGATAAGTTTAATTTTCCAATCAATACCTTTACAAGAACATTTATAGTTGTATCCCTATTTGGAATTGGGACGGATTATAATCTATTGATTATTTCAAGGTTCAGAGAAGAGCTTGCAAATGGGAAAGATGTTGATGATGCAATAATAACAACGTTTAAAACAGCAGGAAAAACAGTGGTATTTAGCTGCCTTGCGGTTTTTACAGGTTTTGCGGCTTTTGCAGCAGCGTCTTTTAACTTTTTCAGGGCAATGTCAGCAATTGCAGTAAGTGTGCTTGTGCTTTTACTTGTGCTTTTGACACTGGTTCCTACTGTACTCAAAATTTTTGGTAAAAATCTTCTCTGGCCATTTAATAAAGAAATACAGCACACCCATAGCAGACTCTGGGAAACTGCTGCAAGATTTTCAACTAAATATCCTTATGTGGTGTTGACAACAGTGATATTAATCTTAATACCTTTTCTCTTATCAGTCAGAGGCGATTTGTCATTCAACACATTAAACGAACTTTCTGAAAAATACAAATCCGTGAAAGGATTTAACTTAATTTCAAAAAACTTCAGCAGCGGAAAGACATTTCCTGTTACCATATATTTGAAATCTAATAAAAGTTTAGCAACTTCTGACGCATTATCTGACATTGAAAAAATAACTGAAATATTAAGTAAGCAAAATGGTATAAAATATGTGTATTCAGTTACAAGACCACAAGGGGAGATTATAAAACAATTTACTTTGTCAAACCAAGCAGATACTGTTATAAAAGGTATTGATAGTTTGAGAGATGGTCTTTTGAAAGTTAACAATGCAATTGAGACTATAAACAAAAATTTAAGTATGTCAACAAAAGAATTTGATGTTCAAAAACTTGTAACTGGTATTTCACAGCTTGAGAATGGTGTATATGAATTGAAAATTTCTTTGGAAAAACTAAATAGTGGATTTGAACAGGGGTTAAATGGTTCTAAGAAGATAAATGATGGTCTTAATAAGCTTTCAATTGGGAGCAGTAAGCTGTCTGAAGGATTTAAAGAGTTTTATTCTGAGTATACAAGATCAATAAATAAGATAAAAATTGAATTACAGGGATTTGATGCAAATCAAATTGAACTTTTATTGACAGGTATTGATACTGCAAATAACAATTTAAAAGCACTTTCAAATAAGTATCCGGAAATCTCAAGGGATATCAATTATATTATGGCATCTGAGATTTTATCAAAAATTGAAACTGAAGCAAATAAGTTTGCTCCAAAGTTAAAAGAGTTTTCTTCTGAATATGAAAAGATTTCAGCCCAGATAAATGAAGCTGACAAAGCTCTGAAGCTTATTTCAAATTCTATTAATAGCATAGCTTCAGCTTCAAAACAGCTTGCTGATGCTCAAGGGAAGGTTCTAAGTGGCTACTATCAAATTGACAAAGGTCAAAGGCAAATAATCTCAGGTGTAAACCTTATGTATTCAAAAATTCAGGAATTTGACAAACAAAAAGAACAGATTCTAAAAAAAGTTGATGAACTTCAGACAGGGTTTACAAGCTTAAAATCAGCGCTTTTGCAGATTTCTGATGCACTTAACAAGATGGCAAATTCTATGAAGAGTATGAAGGGTTATTTTGAAGGATACAAAACAACAAACATCTTTTACGTCCCACCAGAGGCTATAAAAAGCAGTAGCTTCAAAAAGGCTTTAGATTCATATATGAACAAAGATAGAACAATAACAAAGATAATCTTGATTCTTGACACAAATCCGTATACAAACAAGGCAATTGATATTGTTGATAATGTGGAAAAGGTTTTAAATAACTCTTTAGAGTTTATAAACACAAAGTTTGTGTCGGTAGGAGTTGGTGGGATATCATCTTCAAACCATGATTTGAAGAGCATTTATTTTAAAGATTTTAAGACTTTGAGACTAATAATGATAATAAGCATCTTTATTCTCATGTTCCTAATTTCAAGGTCAATCTTTAATGCTGCAATAATGGTAGTGATAGTTTTTGCCGACTACTACCTTGCACTGTCTATCACAGAGATGATTTTCAAAGGAATATTCAAGTACGAAGCACTCAACTGGGCAGTGCCATTTTTCACCTTTGTTGTGTTCTTAGCTCTGGGTATAGACTACAGTGTATTTTTGTTGATAAGGTTTTATGAATATAGAAATTTAGAGCTTTCTGAAGCACTAAAGTTTACCTCAGCAAACATTGGTCATGTTGTAACATCAGCGGTGATAATTTTAGCCGGCACATTTGCGGCAATGCTGCCATCAGGGATTTTGACATTAATGCAGGTTTCAATCTGTGTTGTGATAGGCCTTGTTCTGCTTGCATTTTTCCTTTTGCCGTTTTTGTTCAATAGTTTGATGAGGGTAAAGAGAGATATAGTTTAA
- a CDS encoding adenosylhomocysteinase — MLLSIIKDYSLWEDGLKKINWARRFMPILNQIKKEYENKKPLKGFNIAISVHLEAKTANLALLLKDLGSNVFVTGSNPLSTQDDVASALVHEGIEVFAIRGVDTSEYFNHLEKTLENDIDLIIDDGGDLTYLLHTKREDLASRIIGGCEETTTGVIRIKALEREGKLKFPMIAVNNAFCKHLFDNRIGTGQSTWDGIMRTTNITVAGKYVVVAGYGFCGKGIAKRAKGLGAKVIVVEVDPIKALEAYMEGFEVMRMQDAAKFGDIFVTATGCRDVIRYEHILHMKDGAILCNSGHFNVEIDIDTLEKKAVKKYEARKNIQGYVLENGNEVFVIAEGRLVNLAAADGHPIEIMDMSFAIQALSSIYVAKNHKQLEKKVYNVPEEIDKFVAKVKLRSLGVEIDKLTPEQEKYLESWEV; from the coding sequence ATGCTATTGTCAATTATCAAAGATTATTCTTTGTGGGAAGATGGGCTCAAAAAAATTAATTGGGCAAGAAGGTTTATGCCTATTTTGAATCAAATAAAAAAAGAATACGAAAATAAAAAACCTCTTAAAGGCTTTAATATAGCAATTTCTGTTCATCTTGAGGCAAAGACAGCAAACCTTGCTCTGCTTTTGAAAGACTTAGGCAGTAATGTTTTTGTCACAGGATCGAATCCTTTATCTACTCAAGATGATGTTGCAAGCGCTCTTGTTCATGAGGGCATTGAAGTATTTGCGATAAGAGGTGTGGATACATCCGAATATTTTAATCATCTTGAGAAAACTCTTGAAAATGATATAGACCTTATAATTGACGATGGAGGAGATTTAACATATCTTCTTCACACAAAACGCGAAGATTTAGCAAGCAGAATAATTGGTGGATGTGAAGAGACAACAACAGGTGTAATAAGGATCAAAGCGCTTGAAAGGGAAGGCAAGCTCAAATTCCCAATGATTGCTGTCAATAATGCTTTTTGCAAACATCTTTTTGACAATCGAATTGGAACTGGTCAGTCTACTTGGGATGGGATAATGAGAACCACAAATATAACAGTTGCAGGCAAGTATGTTGTTGTTGCAGGATATGGTTTTTGTGGCAAGGGAATCGCAAAAAGAGCTAAAGGACTTGGTGCAAAAGTGATAGTTGTAGAGGTTGACCCGATCAAGGCTTTGGAAGCGTATATGGAGGGATTTGAGGTAATGAGGATGCAAGATGCTGCAAAGTTTGGTGATATATTTGTTACTGCGACAGGGTGCAGGGACGTAATAAGGTACGAACATATCTTGCATATGAAAGATGGAGCTATCTTGTGTAATAGCGGACATTTTAATGTTGAAATTGATATTGATACGCTTGAGAAAAAGGCAGTCAAGAAGTACGAAGCAAGAAAGAATATCCAGGGATATGTTCTTGAAAATGGCAATGAAGTTTTTGTAATAGCAGAGGGAAGGCTTGTCAACCTTGCCGCAGCAGATGGGCACCCAATTGAGATTATGGATATGTCATTTGCTATTCAAGCACTGTCGAGTATATATGTTGCAAAAAATCACAAGCAATTGGAAAAGAAAGTATATAATGTTCCAGAGGAGATTGACAAATTTGTTGCCAAAGTTAAATTAAGGTCTCTTGGGGTTGAAATAGACAAGCTCACACCTGAGCAGGAAAAATACCTTGAAAGTTGGGAAGTGTAA
- the tyrS gene encoding tyrosine--tRNA ligase, translating into MDIKHQLKVFKKGAAEIITEEELIEKLKQDRPLNIKLGLDPNVPDVHLGHAVVLRKLKQLQDLGHNIILIIGDFTAMIGDPTGKSETRKQLTKEEVQKNAEPFKQQVLKILDPQKTTIRYNSEWLEPMNFLDVINLASKYTVARMLERETFRQRMEKNLPLSIHEFFYPLMQGYDSVVIEADVELGATEQKFNILMGRTLQKEYGCKTIQVALLMPILVGTDGVNKMSKSLGNYIGINEPPNIMYGKVMSIPDEIMISYYELTTDLEPEEIEEIKRKLEEGTLHPRDAKMRLAREIVKLYHGKEAAKKAEEEFIRVFQKKDIPDNIPEVELESPKVYLPRFMVENKLCSSTSEGMRLIKSGAVKLNGEKINELDIELQNGDVLQVGKLKFVKIKLL; encoded by the coding sequence ATGGATATCAAGCATCAATTGAAGGTTTTCAAAAAGGGTGCAGCTGAGATAATTACTGAAGAAGAGCTCATTGAAAAGCTAAAGCAAGACAGACCTTTAAACATAAAACTTGGTCTTGACCCGAATGTGCCAGACGTTCATCTTGGACACGCTGTTGTTTTAAGGAAACTAAAACAGCTTCAGGACCTTGGACACAATATAATCTTAATAATTGGCGATTTTACTGCAATGATAGGCGACCCAACTGGGAAGTCTGAAACAAGAAAACAACTTACAAAAGAAGAGGTTCAAAAAAATGCAGAGCCTTTCAAGCAACAGGTTTTGAAGATTCTTGACCCACAAAAGACTACAATTAGATATAACAGCGAATGGCTTGAGCCTATGAATTTTTTAGATGTTATAAATTTGGCATCAAAATACACAGTTGCAAGAATGTTAGAGAGAGAAACTTTCCGCCAGCGAATGGAAAAGAACTTGCCACTTTCAATACATGAGTTTTTCTACCCGCTTATGCAGGGGTATGACTCTGTTGTTATAGAGGCCGATGTTGAGCTTGGCGCAACTGAGCAAAAATTCAATATATTGATGGGAAGGACGCTGCAAAAGGAGTATGGATGCAAAACAATCCAAGTTGCGCTTTTGATGCCAATTTTGGTTGGTACAGATGGTGTTAATAAGATGAGCAAAAGTCTTGGCAATTACATTGGTATAAACGAGCCACCAAACATAATGTATGGAAAAGTGATGTCAATTCCTGATGAGATTATGATTTCATATTATGAACTTACAACTGATTTAGAGCCAGAAGAAATTGAGGAGATAAAGAGAAAACTTGAAGAAGGGACTCTTCACCCAAGAGATGCAAAAATGAGACTTGCAAGAGAGATTGTAAAGCTTTACCATGGCAAAGAGGCAGCAAAAAAAGCTGAAGAGGAATTTATAAGAGTGTTTCAGAAAAAAGACATACCAGATAACATTCCAGAGGTTGAACTTGAGAGCCCCAAGGTTTACCTACCAAGGTTTATGGTAGAAAATAAACTATGCTCCTCTACAAGCGAGGGAATGAGGCTTATAAAAAGCGGTGCTGTTAAACTCAACGGTGAGAAGATAAATGAACTTGACATTGAACTTCAAAACGGCGATGTTTTGCAGGTAGGTAAACTAAAATTTGTGAAGATAAAGCTTTTGTAA
- the murJ gene encoding murein biosynthesis integral membrane protein MurJ has product MQYKKATKIALQLFIVTVFTKLIGFIREVAFGARFGTSVKADAFPLALQLPNILFASVFAAFSTSFIPFYTDIREKKGEDEGIKFTNSVINTLLLASSIVAVLGFIFSKQLIQLQVHQSKELQIMYASRILKITIFMIIFTSSANILQGFLQANGNFTKPVLSSIPFNLSIFVAIFLSYFEPFRKFDVYIVAVGFVIGYFWSLVYQLNNSKKYGFKFYPVVGLKDENIKKMIKFSFPVFISSSMAQLYTFIDRYLLTGTSTGAVAAVAYAGKLNDVVVGVFSSSISVLAFSTLSNFQAKGDKENFRKFFVSAVNSIILMMMPFAVGGMIMAKEITRLIYQRGNFTIESTMLTASPLMFYCLGFVGLGLRDMLNRTLYVLKDSKTAVKNGVIAIVCNIVLDIIFIHKFKHTGAAMAFASANYIAAVLLFISLRKKLGSIGWKRIASVFVKALVASLVMGIFVYAFKQKFIYLTMPFKYFTVYTSASILLGMGIYAGLIYLLKVEEVGLIVKMVREKFGI; this is encoded by the coding sequence TTGCAGTATAAAAAGGCAACAAAAATAGCATTGCAGCTATTTATAGTAACAGTTTTTACAAAGCTTATAGGATTCATAAGAGAGGTGGCATTTGGTGCAAGGTTTGGTACAAGCGTAAAGGCAGATGCTTTTCCACTTGCACTGCAACTTCCGAACATTCTTTTTGCTTCTGTTTTTGCTGCTTTTTCAACCTCATTTATACCGTTTTACACAGATATACGTGAAAAAAAAGGTGAGGATGAAGGGATAAAGTTTACAAACAGTGTAATAAATACATTGCTTCTTGCATCAAGTATTGTTGCGGTATTAGGTTTTATTTTCTCAAAACAGCTAATTCAACTTCAAGTGCACCAAAGTAAAGAACTTCAAATAATGTATGCGTCAAGAATTTTAAAAATCACAATCTTTATGATAATATTTACAAGCTCTGCAAACATACTTCAGGGTTTTTTGCAAGCAAACGGAAACTTTACAAAACCTGTGTTATCAAGTATTCCATTTAATCTGTCTATTTTTGTTGCCATATTTTTATCCTACTTTGAACCATTCAGAAAGTTTGATGTATATATAGTAGCAGTGGGGTTTGTTATCGGATATTTTTGGAGCTTGGTTTACCAGCTTAATAATTCAAAGAAATATGGCTTTAAATTTTATCCTGTAGTCGGGCTGAAGGATGAAAACATAAAAAAAATGATAAAATTTTCTTTTCCGGTTTTCATAAGCAGCAGCATGGCTCAGCTTTATACGTTCATTGACAGATACCTTCTGACAGGGACATCGACCGGTGCTGTTGCAGCTGTTGCCTATGCAGGGAAGCTGAACGATGTGGTGGTTGGAGTTTTTTCTTCCTCAATTTCTGTTTTAGCTTTTTCAACTTTATCTAATTTTCAAGCAAAAGGAGACAAAGAAAATTTTAGGAAATTTTTTGTCTCTGCGGTAAATTCAATTATTTTGATGATGATGCCGTTTGCGGTGGGCGGTATGATTATGGCGAAAGAAATAACAAGGTTAATCTATCAAAGAGGAAACTTTACAATAGAGTCTACCATGCTAACAGCTTCACCGCTTATGTTTTACTGTTTGGGTTTTGTAGGACTTGGTCTTAGAGATATGTTAAATAGAACTTTGTATGTTTTGAAGGATTCAAAAACAGCTGTAAAAAACGGTGTTATTGCTATTGTTTGTAATATTGTACTTGACATAATATTTATTCATAAATTCAAGCACACCGGTGCTGCTATGGCATTTGCATCAGCAAACTATATTGCAGCAGTTTTGTTGTTTATTTCTCTTAGGAAAAAACTTGGGTCAATCGGTTGGAAAAGGATTGCAAGTGTATTTGTAAAAGCGCTTGTTGCAAGTTTGGTTATGGGCATTTTTGTATATGCATTTAAACAAAAGTTTATATATTTAACAATGCCATTTAAATACTTTACCGTTTATACCTCGGCAAGTATTTTGCTTGGAATGGGAATATATGCAGGGCTTATATACCTTTTAAAGGTAGAGGAAGTGGGTTTGATTGTTAAAATGGTAAGAGAAAAATTTGGGATTTGA